The Candidatus Neomarinimicrobiota bacterium genome segment AAAGTAATATCGTGCTCATCACAACGGGGCGGATGCTCAGCCATCTCATGGGCCACTAATTCCTGCTCGCCACCAAAGGTCATACCGCAATCGTGACATACAGGATTCAGCGCTGGATCAAAATGCGCATCTGCTTCTTCTTGTGAATTAAAATCCACCTGGTGAAACTCACAACGGGGCGGGTCCTGCCCAAAAACCTGTACAGGCAGGATGAGAGCAAAAACAAACATAAACGCCATTATCGGTTTTATCATTTTCATGATTTTCCCCTTCTTAATGTTAATGGTAGAGGTACAATTACCTCGAGCTTGAAAGCAAGATAACCTTTTCATCTGTCAAAATCAATGATTTGTGTCACATTTTTCCTTTTTTTTCGCGAATTACCGATTTTCAAGCAAACGGCCTACTGCGGCGGTTTCTCGGTTGAATTCTTTCTCGAACACACCGTAATAGTTGTTTACTTCATAGAAATATCGTGCCACGTCCCTGGATACCACGTGGGTATTTTTCTCTAGGATTTCCGGCGCCGGGAAGAGGATGTCGATGCCAGGCTTGAAATAGTTGAGAGTAAGTTTGAGATCAGGATTGATATCCAATAACTTCTTCATGATGAGCACTTCATAGAGACGCCGCTCATGACTGGCATCTTTCACTATGATAGTAAAGACGTCCTCCTCTGATGTGGCACCATAGATGTTTGTCTTTTCCAGCTCGCTTTTGTAGTTGAATCCACGGCTGGCAGGAATGTATTCCAAGTCGGCCGTAGGCTGCACGAACGGTTTCGACGCTGAGGCTTTTTCATGGACTGAATAACTCAGCCTTAATGCATTGTTTTTTGCAATATCCTTGATATATCCCGCAAGGCCCTTCACATCGAAACCGGCGGGGTCATCTTGGGACTGCATGAAGAAGATCACCTTCTTAGGGTCAATAGACTCGTAGTATTTATGATTTCTGATGATTTCATAAATCATCCTCCTCACGAGGATCGCCTCGCCGGGAATTTCCCCCTCGAGAAGTCCCTTGAACGGCTGTGTCATTGCCAGCGTCTTGTCTATTTCAGCGGCGGTGGCCACATCCTCAAGCATTTTCATGAAAACAGGGCTTTCATAGATGAAACTGAGGTCGTAAATGTCGGCGTTTTTAACACGGTAGTTGTTCTGGAAGAGTAGATTGCCGGTAATGTTGAATATGTCTGAGTCCAAGGGGATAACGCGGCTGAAGTTGCTGCCCAGTTCGGTAATAACGTGTGGTGTAATAACGACGATGACCTCTTTACGCTTGGTCTCTATGGTGGAGCTTTGGAAGAGCTTCCCAAAGAACGGAATGGAAGAGAGAATGGGAACGCCAGATATCAGCTCGGTCTCTTTTTTGGAGATGAGTCCGCCCACGATGAAGGGCGTGTTGTTAGTCACACGGACAAACGACTGCACTTTGCGGTTGTTGATGAGAGGCGCCTCCTGAACACCCGAAGTGGCGGCCAGCGCGCCGAGACGCTCTTCCGTCTCGGTGATGATGGTCTCGATCTGGATAGTGATCCGAGTCAGATCCGCGCTCACCCGTGGCCTGAGGTTGAGGACAATACCCACCGGGATGTAATCAACAGATTTTGAAACTGCTGTCTGCGTGCTGGTGGTCTTTACGATGGGGATCTGCTGGCCCACCTGAATCCTCGCCTGTCGACCGTCCAGTACCAGCACGGAGGGCCGAGATAGAATTTCGGCGGTGCCGATGCTGATAAGGGCCTGGAGCTGAGTGTTGAAATCTGTAGCTGTGCCGAGGATTGTCCTATCGAACACTATCGAGAAAGGATTAAACGCCCCGGTACTTGGATTGGGCGGCGGAAACTGGCCCGTTAAGCCTCCCTGAGCACCACCGAAATCGACTCCCAGTGCGTCCAGTCTATCGGAGTCAATTTCGATGACCAACGCTTCGATCTGGATCTGTGCCGCGGGGATGTCAATTTTATTATTCAGCAGATTGAGAAGTTTCGCCACCGGCTCAAAATCGTCGGGATTATAGCCGACGAGGATCTGCTGCTGAGGGGCGCCGGCGGTAGCCCCTAGCATGGGGATTCCGGCGAGATCAAGGCCCAATTCCGCTTTTTTACCTTTGGCCGATTTCCCTTTTTCCTGTGTAAGCAGACTGACGGTCTCGGTGTCTGGCACCTTGATGATGATGGGGAGTATATCTTTATCTTTCCTGGGCAATTCCTTGATATTAAGTGTAGGGCTAATAACTGGAGTAAAACTGTATTCTCCCGCCAGCTCGCCTTTGCCGCCTTTAAATTCAACCACCGTATAGCCCACTGTCTTAAGAATGGCCAGGGCCCTATCCACTTCAACATAACTGAGCTTTATAACTTGGTATTCCAAATCCCGCATCGATTGTCCCACCAGCGCCAGCGGGAGTATCATAAGAAGAGTAAGAGTTTTGAGAAACTTTTTCACAACGAGTTAGCGGTTAACGATAGTTATGGGAATCTTCACAAAAAGGTCCTGGAATTTTGCCGAAATAAGCCCACTGGTTTTATTGCTACTGGGAATAAAAAGGCCTTCTACCCGAAAGTTTGATCTCAAACTGTCAGCTATCTCTACGGTTATATTGCTTGTGGAGGAAACATGATGTATATCCAGTGAACCACTGGTAGCGTCCAAAGAAAGTTTCATAGATGTGCTGGAGCCACTGACATTTGATTCTTTTTTAAAGGTCAAATTCCCTTCCTGATCCGTCTTCCAGTACATAAAACCGTTGACAGGGACTACCGGCCCTTCCGTTTCAAAGGTGACAGGCCCTGACAGCTGCTTACCCATAATGGTGGCGGAAAGGACACCGGTACCTATATCCCAGTTCCAGCCGCCGGCGGATGTAACTACGGAATCAGGGGTGGCATTCGCACCTGAAACATTGGCTGTTTTTACAAAAGAGATAGTTCCTCGGTCACTGCTTTCCCAATACATGAAAGCGCCAACGGGCACCGTTGATGATTTAGTATGAAAACTGACCGCACCGGATTCAGTCTGCCCCAATACCATGACGGACAGGAGATTAGTATCTTTATCATAGCCCCATCCTCCTGACAAAGAAACAACAGAATCGGCGGGAGCCGAAAAACCAGTGACGTGTGCAGTTTTCTGAAAGGTAACGTCTCTTTTGTCAGTCTTCCAGTACATGTAGGAGCTGACGGGAATGGTTAGGCTGTCCGTATCGAAAGAGACAGTACCCGTTTCGACCTCGCCGCCTGAGGTGTCATAGAAAGCCACCTGAACCAGCTTTGTAGCATCCTTATATATCCAACCGCCGGCTCTCGTAGTTGTAATATTGGCACCAAAGTTTTCAGTCTGAGAC includes the following:
- a CDS encoding type II and III secretion system protein, whose product is MKKFLKTLTLLMILPLALVGQSMRDLEYQVIKLSYVEVDRALAILKTVGYTVVEFKGGKGELAGEYSFTPVISPTLNIKELPRKDKDILPIIIKVPDTETVSLLTQEKGKSAKGKKAELGLDLAGIPMLGATAGAPQQQILVGYNPDDFEPVAKLLNLLNNKIDIPAAQIQIEALVIEIDSDRLDALGVDFGGAQGGLTGQFPPPNPSTGAFNPFSIVFDRTILGTATDFNTQLQALISIGTAEILSRPSVLVLDGRQARIQVGQQIPIVKTTSTQTAVSKSVDYIPVGIVLNLRPRVSADLTRITIQIETIITETEERLGALAATSGVQEAPLINNRKVQSFVRVTNNTPFIVGGLISKKETELISGVPILSSIPFFGKLFQSSTIETKRKEVIVVITPHVITELGSNFSRVIPLDSDIFNITGNLLFQNNYRVKNADIYDLSFIYESPVFMKMLEDVATAAEIDKTLAMTQPFKGLLEGEIPGEAILVRRMIYEIIRNHKYYESIDPKKVIFFMQSQDDPAGFDVKGLAGYIKDIAKNNALRLSYSVHEKASASKPFVQPTADLEYIPASRGFNYKSELEKTNIYGATSEEDVFTIIVKDASHERRLYEVLIMKKLLDINPDLKLTLNYFKPGIDILFPAPEILEKNTHVVSRDVARYFYEVNNYYGVFEKEFNRETAAVGRLLENR